The following coding sequences lie in one Spinacia oleracea cultivar Varoflay chromosome 1, BTI_SOV_V1, whole genome shotgun sequence genomic window:
- the LOC130466330 gene encoding ATP-dependent DNA helicase Q-like SIM, which yields MEALGAWFSQQDCLVLAATWSGKSLCFQLPALLTRKVVVVISPLISLMHDQCLKLSKHGISACFLGSGQPDNTVEKKAMNGMYSVVYVCLETLLSFHCLMRCIMHTNKSTSEACGEPWNSFICHR from the exons ATGGAAGCTCTTGGTGCTTGGTTTTCTCAGCAAGACTGTCTTGTTCTTGCAGCAACATGGTCTG GGAAATCTCTGTGCTTTCAGCTACCTGCGCTTTTGACAAGGAAGGTCGTGGTCGTGATTTCTCCATTGATAAGCTTGATGCATGACCAGTGCTTAAAGCTATCAAAACATGGCATCTCTGCATGTTTCCTTGGATCAGGACAACCAGATAACACCGTTGAGAAGAAAGCAATGAACGGCATGTATTCCGTTGTATACGTTTGCCTCGAAACACTGCTTAG CTTTCACTGTCTGATGAGGTGTATAATGCATACTAATAAGTCCACTTCAGAGGCTTGCGGAGAACCGTGGAATAGCTTTATTTGCCATCGATGA